The following are encoded together in the Paludisphaera mucosa genome:
- a CDS encoding DUF5690 family protein, with product MNRPASRSVSPFMRGRPRLAASAWAVVAAFGAYFCTYAFRKPWTAAVFADSTVWGVAEKSVLVVAQVLGYMLAKFVGIRVIAEVSPGARTLGIVLLIASAELSLVLFAAAPSPIHVAGLFLNGLSLGMVFGLILGFLEGRRHTEALTAGLCASFIMADGACKSVGAWLLGRGLSERWMPAAAGLLFLGPACLFAWMLSKVPSPDPEDLEHRSERTPMDGADRAAMLRRHFVGIAAIVAAYLLVTVARGVRADFAPEIWKALGSPAAPATFSNSEALVALGVLVANGLSVLIVDNRRAFFASIAVGLAGCALIVAALVGLRGGWVGSFPFMVMLGLGLYLPYVAIHTTMFERLIAMTRERGNLGFLMYVADAAGYLAYAALVLFRGWLPVAGDPLPFFVATWWSMGVLASLGLGVAWIYFASRSAGLVPAEVGA from the coding sequence ATGAACCGACCCGCGAGTCGATCCGTATCCCCGTTCATGCGCGGCCGTCCTCGCCTGGCCGCGTCGGCCTGGGCGGTGGTCGCGGCCTTCGGCGCGTACTTCTGCACGTACGCCTTCCGCAAGCCGTGGACGGCCGCCGTGTTCGCCGACTCGACGGTGTGGGGGGTCGCCGAGAAGAGCGTCTTGGTCGTCGCGCAGGTGCTCGGCTACATGCTCGCCAAGTTCGTGGGGATCCGGGTGATCGCGGAGGTCTCGCCCGGGGCCCGGACGCTCGGGATCGTCCTGCTGATCGCCTCGGCCGAGCTGTCGCTGGTCCTCTTCGCCGCCGCGCCGTCGCCGATCCACGTCGCCGGCCTGTTCCTCAACGGCCTGTCCCTGGGCATGGTCTTCGGCCTCATCCTCGGGTTCCTGGAGGGCCGGCGGCACACCGAGGCCCTGACGGCCGGGCTCTGCGCGAGCTTCATCATGGCCGACGGGGCCTGCAAGTCGGTCGGCGCCTGGCTGCTGGGCCGGGGGCTCTCGGAACGCTGGATGCCGGCGGCGGCGGGGCTCCTCTTCCTGGGGCCGGCCTGCCTGTTCGCCTGGATGCTGTCGAAGGTGCCTTCCCCCGACCCCGAAGACCTCGAGCACCGCAGCGAGCGCACCCCCATGGACGGGGCGGATCGGGCCGCGATGCTCCGCCGGCATTTCGTGGGGATCGCGGCCATCGTCGCCGCCTATCTGCTGGTGACCGTCGCCCGGGGCGTGCGCGCCGACTTCGCCCCGGAGATCTGGAAGGCCCTCGGCTCGCCCGCCGCGCCCGCGACCTTCTCCAACTCCGAGGCCCTCGTGGCGCTCGGCGTCCTGGTCGCCAACGGGCTGAGCGTCCTGATCGTCGACAACCGCCGGGCCTTCTTCGCGTCGATCGCGGTCGGCCTCGCGGGGTGCGCCCTGATCGTCGCGGCCCTGGTCGGGCTCCGAGGGGGATGGGTGGGGTCGTTCCCGTTCATGGTGATGTTGGGCCTGGGCCTCTACCTGCCCTACGTCGCCATCCATACGACGATGTTCGAACGCCTGATCGCGATGACCCGCGAGCGGGGCAACCTCGGCTTCCTGATGTACGTGGCGGACGCCGCGGGCTACCTCGCCTACGCCGCGCTCGTGCTGTTCCGGGGCTGGCTGCCGGTGGCCGGCGACCCGCTCCCCTTCTTCGTCGCGACCTGGTGGAGCATGGGCGTCCTGGCGTCGCTCGGCCTGGGGGTCGCCTGGATCTATTTCGCGTCCCGATCGGCCGGGCTCGTCCCTGCGGAGGTCGGGGCGTGA
- a CDS encoding TIGR03364 family FAD-dependent oxidoreductase — translation MSDRSDVGIVGAGVVGLAHAYAAARRGRRVTVFERSPAASGASIRNFGMVWPIGQPAGECRAIALRSREIWLEIAEEAGIWVDRCGSIHLAHRDDEWDVLREFAGTAPDLGCDCRLLSPGEVAGRTDFANPDGLLGGLFSPAELCVNPRRAIRELPAWLGSRYGVRFEFDTTIAEVGPGWVRAPGGPGRDFERVVVCGGADFGRLFPGLAATSGLRRCKLQMLKVGRPRAGRLGPHLASGLTLRHYANFEACPSLPRLKERIAAETPELDEFGIHVMAAQDDEGALILGDSHEYDAAIEPFDKAAIDDLILRELRRVIRLPSWEVAERWHGIYAKHPTRPIFEAEPTPGVFIRTGTGGSGMTTAFGLADRDWEGWS, via the coding sequence ATGAGCGATCGATCGGACGTCGGCATCGTGGGCGCGGGGGTCGTCGGGCTGGCGCACGCCTACGCGGCGGCCCGCCGCGGGCGTCGGGTGACCGTCTTCGAGCGGAGCCCGGCCGCCTCCGGCGCCTCGATCCGGAACTTCGGCATGGTCTGGCCGATCGGCCAGCCGGCCGGCGAGTGCCGGGCGATCGCCCTGCGCAGCCGGGAGATCTGGCTCGAAATCGCCGAGGAGGCCGGGATCTGGGTCGACCGGTGCGGCTCGATCCACCTCGCCCACCGCGACGACGAGTGGGACGTGCTCCGCGAGTTCGCCGGGACGGCCCCGGACCTGGGCTGCGACTGCCGCCTGCTCTCGCCGGGCGAGGTCGCCGGGCGCACCGACTTCGCCAACCCGGACGGCCTGCTGGGAGGCCTGTTCAGCCCCGCCGAACTCTGCGTCAACCCCCGCAGGGCCATCCGCGAACTGCCCGCCTGGCTCGGAAGCCGGTACGGCGTCCGGTTCGAGTTCGATACGACCATCGCCGAGGTCGGGCCCGGCTGGGTCCGCGCCCCGGGCGGGCCGGGTCGGGACTTCGAACGCGTCGTCGTCTGCGGCGGGGCCGATTTCGGGCGCCTGTTCCCGGGCCTGGCCGCGACCTCGGGCCTCCGTCGTTGCAAGCTGCAGATGCTCAAGGTCGGCCGCCCCCGGGCCGGGAGGCTCGGGCCGCACCTGGCGAGCGGCCTGACGCTGCGGCACTACGCCAATTTCGAGGCGTGCCCGAGCCTCCCCCGGCTCAAGGAGCGGATCGCCGCCGAGACCCCCGAGCTGGACGAGTTCGGCATCCACGTGATGGCCGCCCAGGACGACGAGGGCGCGCTCATCCTCGGCGATTCGCACGAATACGACGCCGCCATCGAGCCCTTCGACAAGGCGGCGATCGACGACCTGATCCTGAGGGAGCTGCGGCGGGTGATCCGGCTGCCGAGCTGGGAGGTCGCCGAGCGCTGGCACGGGATCTACGCCAAGCACCCCACCCGGCCGATCTTCGAGGCCGAGCCGACGCCGGGCGTCTTCATCCGCACGGGGACGGGGGGGTCGGGGATGACGACGGCCTTCGGCCTGGCCGATCGCGACTGGGAGGGGTGGTCATGA
- the phnX gene encoding phosphonoacetaldehyde hydrolase, with protein MSARLAAVIFDWAGTTVDHGSRAPARVFVEIFARCGVAIDEGEARGPMGKAKRDHIASILALPRVAAAWRERRGAGPGEADVDRLYADFLPLQLASLAGYADVIPGVPEVVAECRRRGLRIGGTTGYTRPLMDVLEPIARDGGYRPDASVCADDVAQGRPAPWMLYRAAERLGVYPMAAVAAVDDTPVGVEAARNAGAWAVGVSRTGNGLGLSREEVDRLDPRERDRRLAVVKADLERAGAHFVVESVADLLPVLDEIDGRPAGGGGVSPRGRGDDAS; from the coding sequence ATGAGCGCTCGACTCGCGGCCGTGATCTTCGACTGGGCCGGCACGACCGTGGACCACGGCAGCCGGGCCCCGGCCCGGGTCTTCGTCGAGATCTTCGCCCGGTGCGGGGTCGCGATCGACGAGGGCGAGGCGCGGGGGCCGATGGGCAAGGCCAAGCGCGACCACATCGCCTCGATCCTCGCCCTCCCCCGGGTCGCGGCCGCCTGGCGCGAGCGCCGGGGGGCCGGACCCGGCGAGGCCGACGTCGATCGCCTCTACGCCGACTTCCTGCCCCTCCAGCTCGCGTCGCTCGCGGGATACGCCGACGTGATCCCCGGCGTCCCCGAGGTCGTCGCCGAGTGCCGCCGCCGGGGCCTGAGGATCGGCGGGACGACCGGCTACACCCGCCCCCTGATGGACGTCCTGGAGCCGATCGCCCGCGACGGCGGGTATCGGCCCGATGCCTCGGTGTGCGCCGACGACGTGGCCCAGGGCCGCCCCGCGCCCTGGATGCTCTACCGCGCCGCCGAGCGGCTGGGCGTGTACCCCATGGCCGCGGTCGCGGCCGTGGACGACACGCCCGTCGGCGTCGAGGCCGCGCGCAACGCGGGGGCCTGGGCCGTGGGCGTCAGCCGGACGGGGAACGGCCTCGGCCTCTCGCGCGAGGAGGTCGACCGCCTCGACCCGCGCGAACGGGACCGCCGCCTGGCGGTCGTGAAGGCCGACCTGGAACGGGCCGGGGCCCACTTCGTCGTCGAGAGCGTCGCCGACCTGCTCCCCGTGCTCGACGAGATCGACGGGCGGCCGGCCGGAGGGGGCGGCGTCTCGCCCCGAGGTCGGGGCGACGACGCGTCTTGA
- a CDS encoding WXG100 family type VII secretion target translates to MAQAIANPEEIRRFAARLKQFNNDLLNQLTVIHGQVSGLGQTWRDREHDKFVEEFDQTLTVVKRFVDTTNQHIPFLLRKAERLEEYLQQR, encoded by the coding sequence ATGGCCCAAGCCATCGCAAATCCCGAGGAGATCCGCCGCTTCGCCGCGCGGTTGAAGCAGTTCAACAACGACCTCTTGAACCAGCTCACCGTGATCCACGGGCAGGTTTCCGGCCTGGGCCAGACCTGGCGGGACCGCGAGCACGACAAGTTCGTCGAGGAGTTCGACCAGACGCTGACGGTCGTCAAGCGGTTCGTCGACACCACGAATCAGCACATCCCGTTCCTGCTCCGCAAGGCCGAACGGCTCGAAGAGTATCTCCAGCAGCGTTGA
- a CDS encoding class I SAM-dependent methyltransferase → MSTATVHHAYNDVVATHYDLDPQGVIGRSLDRGIRQMRQEGLLEAGSELHVLDVGMGTGLFLGKLVEQSEARIVPFGVDLADNMLEVARRRLPGLTAVAGDASDLDAHFPGKQFDCICTHFVTGFVGMKTLAPQIASRLKPGGWWSLVGGTKAAYKALQAKGDSRILRMLSGAGDRRMDDTVLNPADLAEVARIMEAHGLDVRRGETFEPPLAFEDFDAFMEFGHRGGWLTPLIEEMGLHKAGPLKRWLINRLAFPVEDAHNIVVALGRKR, encoded by the coding sequence ATGAGCACGGCGACCGTACACCACGCTTACAACGACGTCGTCGCGACGCACTACGACCTCGACCCGCAGGGGGTGATCGGCAGGTCGCTCGACCGGGGCATCCGGCAGATGCGGCAGGAGGGGCTCCTCGAGGCGGGCTCCGAGCTGCACGTCCTCGACGTCGGGATGGGGACCGGCCTCTTCCTGGGCAAGCTCGTCGAGCAGTCCGAGGCCCGGATCGTCCCCTTCGGCGTCGACCTCGCGGACAACATGCTGGAGGTCGCCCGCCGGCGTCTGCCCGGGCTGACCGCCGTCGCCGGCGATGCGTCCGACCTCGACGCCCACTTCCCGGGGAAGCAGTTCGACTGCATCTGCACCCACTTCGTCACGGGCTTCGTCGGCATGAAGACGCTCGCGCCCCAGATCGCCTCCCGGCTGAAGCCGGGCGGGTGGTGGTCCCTCGTCGGCGGCACGAAGGCGGCCTACAAGGCGCTCCAGGCGAAGGGGGATTCGCGGATCCTCCGGATGCTCTCCGGCGCCGGCGATCGCAGGATGGACGACACGGTCCTGAACCCGGCGGACCTGGCCGAGGTCGCCCGGATCATGGAGGCGCACGGCCTCGACGTCCGCCGCGGCGAGACCTTCGAGCCGCCGCTGGCCTTCGAGGACTTCGACGCCTTCATGGAGTTCGGCCACCGCGGGGGCTGGCTCACGCCCCTGATCGAGGAGATGGGCCTGCACAAGGCCGGCCCGCTCAAGCGCTGGCTCATCAACCGCCTGGCCTTCCCCGTCGAGGACGCGCACAACATCGTCGTCGCCCTCGGCCGCAAGCGTTGA
- a CDS encoding GMC family oxidoreductase N-terminal domain-containing protein: MQYDFDVIVVGGGAGGGAFAYACARAGKSVLLLERGDRRFAGAGAQDEKATLMDKGPFDDREVDVNGTPRRLYMGGILGGGTSVYGGALLRPSDQDFQPGRYYGRRIPRAIWDWPISYGDLEPYYDEAERLYGVAGCADDDFGPLGKPAGGFGGEPLPLHPLNERIVAANRRRGLRPFRLPLAIDGSRCLRCGVCAGYVCPTGARGSSVALLESAVARGHSLQVRTQVEAERLVKEPGTGSTLLAVIDRTTGRRLHYRARRYALAAGAIGSPLLLERSGAVHPLIGRNYMLHIAAIVAGVFPQATDAGSSFVKQLGFTDYYFGTKRHRHKMGIVQSLPVPGPLMTAKVAPFLPAPVRQFLRERVLPMAGMIEDLPDPANRVTLGPDGGLRLTHRYSRYDRMRRRRMAPAVARILKRAGAVYCISRGYSAHDHVAHQCGTLRFGADPAHAVLDPDCRMHSDPSVFVVDGSFMPTSLGVGPGLTIMANALRVAAKVTAEL; the protein is encoded by the coding sequence TTGCAATACGATTTCGACGTGATCGTCGTGGGAGGCGGGGCCGGTGGGGGTGCGTTCGCTTACGCGTGCGCCCGGGCCGGGAAGTCCGTCCTGTTGCTCGAGCGGGGCGACCGCCGGTTCGCCGGGGCGGGGGCGCAGGACGAGAAGGCCACCCTGATGGACAAGGGGCCCTTCGACGACCGCGAGGTGGACGTCAACGGCACGCCCCGACGCCTCTACATGGGCGGCATCCTCGGGGGGGGCACGAGCGTCTACGGCGGGGCGCTCCTGCGTCCCAGCGACCAGGATTTCCAGCCGGGTCGCTACTACGGCCGGCGGATCCCCCGGGCGATCTGGGATTGGCCCATCTCCTACGGCGACCTCGAGCCGTATTACGACGAGGCGGAGCGCCTCTACGGGGTCGCCGGCTGCGCGGACGACGACTTCGGCCCGCTGGGCAAGCCGGCCGGAGGCTTCGGCGGCGAGCCGCTGCCGCTGCACCCCCTCAACGAGCGGATCGTGGCCGCCAATCGCAGACGCGGGCTGAGGCCGTTCCGCCTGCCGCTCGCCATCGACGGCTCGCGCTGCCTCCGCTGCGGCGTCTGCGCGGGATACGTCTGCCCCACCGGCGCGCGCGGCTCCTCGGTCGCGCTGCTGGAGTCGGCGGTCGCCCGGGGGCACTCGCTCCAGGTCCGGACCCAGGTCGAGGCGGAGCGCCTGGTCAAGGAGCCCGGCACCGGCTCGACCCTGCTCGCCGTGATCGACCGGACCACGGGGCGTCGCCTGCATTACCGGGCCCGCCGCTACGCGCTGGCCGCCGGGGCCATCGGCTCGCCGCTGCTCCTGGAGCGCTCCGGGGCGGTCCACCCGCTGATCGGCCGGAACTACATGCTCCACATCGCCGCGATCGTCGCCGGGGTCTTCCCGCAGGCGACCGACGCGGGCTCCTCGTTCGTCAAGCAGCTCGGCTTCACCGACTACTATTTCGGGACCAAGAGGCATCGCCACAAGATGGGGATCGTGCAGTCGCTCCCCGTGCCGGGGCCGCTGATGACGGCGAAGGTCGCCCCGTTCCTCCCCGCGCCCGTCCGCCAGTTCCTGCGCGAGCGGGTCTTGCCGATGGCGGGGATGATCGAGGACCTGCCGGACCCGGCCAACCGGGTGACCCTGGGCCCGGACGGCGGGCTCCGGCTGACGCACCGCTACTCCCGATACGACCGCATGCGGCGGCGGCGCATGGCCCCCGCCGTCGCGCGGATCCTCAAGAGGGCGGGGGCGGTCTACTGCATCTCGCGCGGCTACTCGGCCCACGACCACGTCGCGCACCAGTGCGGCACCCTGCGGTTCGGGGCCGATCCCGCGCACGCGGTGCTCGACCCGGACTGCCGGATGCACTCCGACCCGTCCGTGTTCGTGGTGGACGGCAGCTTCATGCCGACCTCGCTGGGGGTGGGCCCCGGGCTCACGATCATGGCCAACGCCTTGCGGGTGGCGGCCAAGGTGACGGCCGAGCTATGA
- a CDS encoding phosphonate degradation HD-domain oxygenase, translated as MDDPRIATADEIVRIFAERGGSAYGREAVTQREHALQAAYLAREAGAAPSLVVAALLHDVGHLLHDLPDDAPDLGVDDRHEELAARWLAARFGPDVVEPARLHVEAKRFLCATEPGYRDALSEPSKVSLRLQGGPMSPEEAERFRASPHAEAAVILRRCDDSAKTPDLVVPGVEDYLPWIERALGGS; from the coding sequence ATGGACGACCCGCGCATCGCGACGGCCGATGAGATCGTCCGGATCTTCGCGGAACGGGGGGGCTCGGCCTACGGCCGCGAGGCCGTCACGCAGCGCGAGCACGCCCTCCAGGCGGCCTACCTCGCGAGGGAGGCCGGCGCGGCCCCTTCGCTGGTCGTGGCGGCCCTGCTGCACGACGTCGGGCACCTGCTCCACGACCTCCCGGACGACGCCCCCGACCTCGGCGTGGACGATCGCCACGAGGAGCTGGCCGCCCGATGGCTGGCCGCCCGGTTCGGGCCCGACGTCGTCGAGCCGGCCCGGCTCCACGTGGAGGCCAAGCGCTTCCTGTGCGCGACCGAGCCGGGCTATCGCGACGCCCTCAGCGAGCCGTCGAAGGTCAGCCTGCGATTGCAGGGCGGCCCGATGTCGCCCGAGGAGGCGGAGCGGTTCCGGGCCTCGCCCCACGCCGAGGCGGCCGTGATTCTCAGGCGGTGCGACGACTCGGCCAAGACGCCCGACCTCGTCGTGCCCGGCGTCGAGGACTACCTTCCCTGGATCGAGCGGGCCCTGGGCGGATCATGA
- a CDS encoding aminotransferase class III-fold pyridoxal phosphate-dependent enzyme: MQPTSPTLGAPAPIPPRETARPSSSPLETIARILRDREPNFLRCYLNPHVAQACYCLDGLVRETWHVGECQSFLANSLDEALGGAIKLVRYNRPAPAARADGWIVDPEDRLAAFAAEDLPGGDRVEFLPGLRATRGDLGDADLAAPIDLVVLAGDLPAGRADAIREAIRRHAPAVIVCVGRDDLDALRGGPRGWLHEVAPDVVVFDETFTDRAVPFGAFTARRTLFAPWNRLGKGTFHSTTFQPNTISALQFMNVLARRDPEFLAQHAGDLRAVRDDLGRRADAFGRYYNPTLLRLIRAARFETKAVEADGPFVAVDGRRVYDAVGGVACSVRGHNPPRYLEEIEALPSSAEEVESELRDRLRALTGLGNVLPAVSGAGAVENALKLALIARGPRRHVLALKAGFGGKTLLSLAATANPSYKERIGPLHPEVHYVDPFAADARAQVDALLDRHDFAAVQLELIQSVGGVRAVPEDLVRHLDARRRDRGYLLVVDEVQTGMYRTGPFVRSAAMGLEPDLLLLGKAASDMMFPTALTLYSDSLAAELAALGSTTPGVVRRRFGYDLGSRTVLNVLRLGESLDLPRRVADAGEEIARRLREGLGADAGVREVRVFGLLVGIELDATGPLRRRLRRRLGPLYALAMLRHRRFPVLAGICQCEPETLKITPPLDSDPEDVRELCGTIVNVLKRPFLGVLAAGLGRLIPPFPTTKRRP; this comes from the coding sequence ATGCAACCGACTTCGCCGACCCTCGGGGCGCCCGCGCCGATCCCGCCGCGCGAGACCGCCCGCCCCTCGTCGTCGCCGCTGGAGACGATCGCCCGGATCCTCCGCGACCGCGAGCCGAACTTCCTCCGGTGCTACCTCAATCCGCACGTCGCCCAGGCCTGCTACTGCCTGGACGGCCTCGTCCGCGAGACCTGGCACGTGGGCGAGTGCCAGTCGTTCCTGGCCAACAGCCTCGACGAGGCGCTCGGCGGCGCGATCAAGCTCGTGCGCTACAACCGCCCCGCGCCGGCGGCGCGGGCGGACGGGTGGATCGTCGACCCCGAGGACCGCCTCGCGGCCTTCGCCGCCGAGGACCTCCCCGGGGGGGATCGCGTGGAGTTCCTGCCGGGCCTCCGCGCGACCCGGGGGGACCTGGGCGACGCGGACCTCGCGGCCCCGATCGACCTGGTCGTGCTGGCCGGGGACCTCCCCGCGGGGCGTGCGGACGCGATCCGCGAGGCGATCCGCCGCCACGCGCCGGCCGTGATCGTCTGCGTCGGCCGGGACGACCTGGACGCGCTGCGCGGCGGGCCCCGCGGCTGGCTGCACGAGGTCGCGCCGGACGTCGTCGTGTTCGACGAGACGTTCACCGACCGGGCGGTCCCCTTCGGCGCGTTCACGGCCCGGAGGACGCTCTTCGCCCCCTGGAACCGCCTCGGCAAGGGGACCTTCCACTCGACGACGTTCCAGCCGAACACGATCTCGGCCCTCCAGTTCATGAACGTCCTGGCCCGTCGCGACCCCGAGTTCCTGGCCCAGCACGCCGGCGACCTGAGGGCCGTCCGCGACGACCTCGGCCGCCGCGCCGACGCGTTCGGGCGGTATTACAACCCCACGCTGCTCCGGCTCATCCGGGCCGCGAGGTTCGAAACCAAGGCCGTCGAGGCCGACGGCCCCTTCGTCGCGGTCGACGGCCGCCGCGTGTACGACGCCGTCGGCGGCGTCGCGTGCAGCGTGCGCGGGCACAACCCCCCGAGGTATCTCGAAGAGATCGAGGCGCTGCCGTCGTCGGCCGAGGAGGTCGAGTCCGAGCTTCGCGACCGCCTGCGCGCGCTCACCGGCCTGGGGAACGTGCTCCCCGCGGTCAGCGGGGCCGGCGCCGTCGAGAACGCCCTCAAGCTCGCGCTGATCGCGCGCGGCCCGAGGCGGCACGTCCTCGCCCTCAAGGCCGGCTTCGGGGGCAAGACGCTCCTCTCGCTCGCCGCGACCGCGAACCCGTCGTACAAGGAACGCATCGGCCCCCTCCACCCCGAGGTCCACTACGTCGACCCGTTCGCGGCCGACGCCCGCGCGCAGGTCGACGCCCTGCTCGACCGGCACGACTTCGCCGCCGTGCAGCTGGAGCTGATCCAGTCCGTCGGCGGCGTGCGGGCCGTCCCGGAGGACCTGGTCCGGCACCTCGACGCGCGACGGCGCGACCGGGGTTACCTCCTCGTGGTCGACGAGGTCCAGACGGGCATGTACCGGACCGGGCCGTTCGTGCGCTCCGCGGCCATGGGCCTGGAGCCCGACCTCCTGCTGCTGGGCAAGGCGGCGTCGGACATGATGTTCCCGACCGCCCTGACCCTCTACTCCGACTCGCTCGCGGCCGAGCTCGCGGCCCTCGGCTCGACGACCCCGGGGGTGGTCCGGCGGCGGTTCGGCTACGACCTGGGCTCGCGGACCGTCCTGAACGTCCTCCGCCTGGGCGAGTCGCTCGACCTGCCGCGGCGCGTCGCCGACGCGGGCGAGGAGATCGCCCGCCGGCTCCGGGAGGGGCTCGGGGCGGACGCCGGGGTCCGCGAGGTCCGGGTCTTCGGGCTGCTCGTCGGGATCGAGCTCGACGCGACGGGCCCGCTGCGGAGGCGGCTCCGCAGGCGCCTGGGCCCGCTCTACGCGCTCGCCATGCTCCGGCATCGCCGCTTCCCCGTCCTGGCGGGGATCTGCCAGTGCGAGCCGGAGACCCTCAAGATCACCCCGCCCCTCGACTCCGACCCCGAGGACGTCCGGGAACTCTGCGGGACGATCGTCAACGTCCTGAAGCGGCCCTTCCTCGGCGTCCTCGCCGCCGGCCTCGGCCGACTCATCCCCCCGTTCCCGACCACGAAGAGGAGACCATGA
- a CDS encoding UDP-2,3-diacylglucosamine diphosphatase has protein sequence MQRDLERRQGQPLRRYDCLVISDLHLGSDVCQAKPLAEFLGWAAENSRELVINGDIFDDLNFSRLSKSHFACLKAIRRHSDRDDFRVSWIRGNHDGPADVVAHIVGVDVLDEYYFENERLRLLILHGDQFDRFVENYGLLTEAACRVYYYIQKWAPHHASRYIRRVSKKFQRSSEMIRDGAVAYAASKGCRYVVCGHTHLAGVEEVRGVLYANSGTWTEHLPCPFVSVRGDEVRLEYWPPAEAEGEADDASAGFDREEESAMACPSAAEPQHLAPFRILDRFLQLFPLGHSQKAGSPL, from the coding sequence ATGCAGCGCGACCTTGAGAGGCGCCAGGGCCAGCCCCTCAGGCGCTACGACTGCCTGGTCATCAGCGACCTGCACCTGGGCAGCGACGTCTGCCAGGCCAAGCCGCTCGCGGAATTCCTCGGGTGGGCGGCGGAGAATTCCCGCGAGCTGGTCATCAACGGCGACATCTTCGACGACCTGAACTTCAGCCGGCTCTCCAAGAGCCATTTCGCCTGCCTCAAGGCGATCCGCCGCCACTCCGACCGCGACGACTTCCGCGTGTCGTGGATCCGCGGCAATCACGACGGCCCCGCCGACGTCGTCGCCCACATCGTGGGCGTCGACGTGCTCGACGAGTATTACTTCGAGAACGAGCGGCTCCGCCTCCTGATCCTGCACGGCGACCAGTTCGACCGGTTCGTCGAGAATTACGGCCTGCTGACGGAGGCGGCGTGCCGGGTGTACTATTACATCCAGAAGTGGGCGCCGCACCACGCGTCCCGGTACATCCGGCGGGTCTCCAAGAAGTTCCAGCGCAGCAGCGAGATGATCCGCGACGGCGCCGTCGCCTATGCGGCGTCCAAGGGCTGCCGATACGTCGTCTGCGGCCACACCCACCTGGCGGGCGTCGAGGAGGTCCGCGGCGTGCTCTACGCCAACAGCGGGACCTGGACCGAGCACCTGCCCTGTCCCTTCGTCTCGGTCCGGGGGGACGAGGTCCGCCTGGAATACTGGCCCCCGGCCGAGGCCGAGGGCGAGGCCGACGACGCCTCGGCCGGCTTCGACCGCGAGGAGGAGTCGGCCATGGCCTGCCCCTCGGCCGCCGAGCCGCAGCATCTCGCGCCTTTTCGGATCCTCGACCGATTCCTCCAGCTGTTCCCACTCGGGCATTCCCAGAAGGCAGGTTCCCCGCTATGA
- the asd gene encoding archaetidylserine decarboxylase (Phosphatidylserine decarboxylase is synthesized as a single chain precursor. Generation of the pyruvoyl active site from a Ser is coupled to cleavage of a Gly-Ser bond between the larger (beta) and smaller (alpha chains). It is an integral membrane protein.): protein MSDVGPPPPGPSRWSIRREQFRQARRIHGGLPRLALAVAAVRMSRLPIPSRRLRLRLFRDAYARLYPPGLDEGEAERPLDEYRSFNALFTRGLRPERRPVPAGTPEWLSPCDGTVQDVGRVERGRILTVKGIAYSAASLLACDDLGAFEGGRFAIVFLSPIDCHRVFSPMDGRVDAMTHVPGSRLLVHPPFQRPEFPVYTLNERMIFRLSGPEGSCAVVMVAGWGVGDVTSPLAPTFRPRRRRIDSHRWDSPAPVGRGEWIGTFGLGSTVVLITSATPSATPLVSPDDKVRYGQPLFRFDHAAGPR from the coding sequence ATGAGCGACGTCGGCCCGCCGCCCCCAGGCCCTTCCCGATGGTCGATCCGTCGCGAGCAGTTCCGGCAGGCCCGCCGGATCCACGGGGGGCTGCCGCGCCTGGCCCTGGCCGTCGCCGCGGTCCGGATGTCCCGGCTGCCGATCCCCTCGCGACGGCTCCGGCTGCGGCTCTTCCGGGACGCCTACGCGCGGCTCTACCCGCCGGGCCTGGACGAGGGCGAGGCGGAACGGCCCCTCGACGAGTATCGCTCGTTCAACGCCCTGTTCACCCGGGGCCTGAGGCCCGAGCGCCGGCCCGTCCCCGCCGGGACGCCGGAGTGGCTCTCCCCCTGCGACGGCACGGTCCAGGACGTCGGCCGCGTCGAGCGGGGGCGGATCCTGACCGTCAAGGGGATCGCCTATTCGGCGGCCTCGCTGCTCGCGTGCGACGACCTCGGCGCGTTCGAGGGGGGGCGGTTCGCGATCGTCTTCCTATCGCCGATCGACTGCCACCGGGTCTTCAGCCCGATGGACGGGCGGGTCGACGCGATGACGCACGTCCCCGGCTCGCGGCTGCTGGTCCATCCCCCCTTCCAGCGGCCCGAGTTCCCCGTGTACACCCTGAACGAGCGGATGATCTTCCGGCTCTCCGGCCCCGAGGGCTCGTGCGCCGTCGTCATGGTCGCGGGCTGGGGCGTCGGGGACGTGACGTCGCCGCTCGCGCCCACGTTCCGCCCGAGACGACGTCGGATCGACTCGCACCGATGGGATTCCCCGGCCCCCGTGGGGCGGGGCGAATGGATCGGGACCTTCGGGCTCGGCTCGACGGTCGTCCTCATCACCTCGGCGACGCCCTCGGCGACGCCCCTGGTCTCCCCTGACGATAAGGTCCGCTATGGGCAGCCCCTCTTCCGGTTCGACCACGCCGCCGGCCCCCGTTGA